The genomic region CGGCTACATCAAGCACTGCGGCAAGCCAGTCGAGCAGTTCATAGACGTCGGCTATGCCCGTGCCAAGAAGAAGCTCGGCGTCATCGGCGTCAAGGTGAGGATAATGCCGCCCGGAACGGTTCTCCCCGACCACATAGAGATCGTCCCTCCGCAGAAGGAGGCGGAGGCCAAGCCCGCCGAGGCAACGGCTCCCGCCGAGGCCAAGCCCGCTGAGGGCGCCGCCGCAGAGGTCGAAAAGATCATCGCAGAGTCGGAGAAGGCCGACCAGGCTGAGGAGAAGCCTAAGAAGCCTCCCAAGAAGCAGAAGAAGCAGGGGCAGGCTTCGCCAGTGGAGCCTCAGGCTGAGGCGCAGGCTCCTGCTCCGGCCGATCAACCCACCGAAGAGAAGAGGGAAGAGTAATGGCAATCTTAAGAGCAAAAGAGATCCGCGAGATGTCCGATGACCAGCTCCAGAAGCAGCTCAAGGACCTGCGCAACGAGCTCCTCAAGGAGAGGGCGATAACGGCGACGGGCGGCGCACCGGAGAACCCGGGGCGCATCCGCGAGCTGAGGCGAACCATCGCGAGGATTCTCACGATTATGAAGGAGGAGAAGAAATAAAGTGGCGGTCTGTGACAAGTGCGGCCTCCCCGAAGACCTGTGCGTCTGCGAGGAGATCGTCAAAGAGTCCATGAGGGTGAAGATCACCCTGGATAAGAGGCGCTTTGGCAAGGTCGCCACGGTCATCGAGGGGCTTGACGAAAGGGATATAAACCTAAAGGAGCTATCCAGCCTCCTCAAGGCTAAGTGTGCCTGTGGGGGCACTATCAAGGAGAACGTCATCGAGCTCCAGGGTGACCATAAGGAGAAGGTCAGGGATATTCTCCAGGCCATCGGATACTCATCCGAGCTAATCGACGTGAAATGAGCCGCCTATGGACCTCACGCCCGAGAATCTA from Methanocella conradii HZ254 harbors:
- the rpmC gene encoding 50S ribosomal protein L29 gives rise to the protein MAILRAKEIREMSDDQLQKQLKDLRNELLKERAITATGGAPENPGRIRELRRTIARILTIMKEEKK
- the yciH gene encoding stress response translation initiation inhibitor YciH translates to MAVCDKCGLPEDLCVCEEIVKESMRVKITLDKRRFGKVATVIEGLDERDINLKELSSLLKAKCACGGTIKENVIELQGDHKEKVRDILQAIGYSSELIDVK